A region from the Fusarium musae strain F31 chromosome 1, whole genome shotgun sequence genome encodes:
- a CDS encoding hypothetical protein (EggNog:ENOG41), which translates to MPSPLPSPGLSEGTSPFSGMLSRQNDRAMTSSDIKRSDSFYDSFRWLDDEDGLDLRLYLDDYHINLREEIPVPNKSRRPSFRRHLSINKLPFGKPSVNGLGEDPASPTALPPSASHSSSVGSSGHVRKKSRARALSLISANRQTPLASPSPLTPPLDPSAAHYRDPEARKKLRAYLASPQKFDEAIEFGFSSKDGPRPQTGLIKASANEPDRLRSFLEDDRSSRYSDDASAAEPDSPKTPQLFDKTPHIRSLRSSNEHSSYSRGEKSIYDPAASREMTLRMTLTRPDLRQSEDQIYGWKQAGSRVSSSRGDHTPSPALYARESNPKQSIERQLAALDQWEDPVDHDNRTVRRFWNRVKRS; encoded by the coding sequence ATGCCGTCGCCACTCCCAAGTCCTGGATTGTCTGAAGGAACGTCACCGTTCTCGGGTATGCTGTCCAGGCAAAATGATAGAGCCATGACGAGCTCAGACATCAAGCGTTCAGATTCCTTCTACGACAGTTTCCGATggcttgacgatgaagatggtttGGATCTCCGTTTATATCTCGATGACTATCATATCAACCTGCGAGAAGAGATACCGGTTCCAAACAAGAGCCGAAGACCATCGTTTCGACGTCACTTATCAATTAATAAGCTGCCCTTTGGAAAACCCTCTGTCAATGGACTAGGAGAAGATCCTGCTTCTCCCACAGCTTTGCCGCCGTCTGCCTCACACAGCTCCAGTGTTGGCTCATCTGGCCATGTGCGGAAGAAGTCTCGTGCTCGCGCGCTGTCGTTGATATCTGCCAACAGACAAACACCCTTGGCGTCTCCCTCTCCTTTGACCCCACCCCTCGACCCTTCTGCCGCTCATTATCGAGACCCTGAGGCTCGAAAGAAGCTTCGAGCTTATCTCGCTTCACCCCAGAAATTTGATGAGGCCATTGAGTTTGGATTCTCTTCCAAAGATGGACCCCGACCACAAACGGGATTGATCAAAGCCTCCGCAAACGAGCCGGACAGGTTGCGAAGCTTCCTAGAAGATGATCGATCATCAAGATACAGCGACGATGCTTCTGCAGCTGAACCTGATTCTCCAAAAACTCCTCAATTGTTCGACAAGACACCGCATATTCGATCTCTACGAAGTAGCAACGAGCACTCATCATACTCAAGAGGAGAGAAATCTATATACGACCCAGCAGCGAGCCGAGAAATGACACTTCGCATGACCTTAACACGGCCAGATCTTCGCCAAAGCGAGGATCAGATCTATGGCTGGAAACAGGCTGGTAGTCGAGTGAGCTCAAGCCGTGGAGATCACACACCTAGTCCAGCATTGTACGCTCGTGAAAGCAACCCCAAACAGAGTATTGAAAGACAGCTCGCTGCTCTAGACCAGTGGGAAGATCCTGTCGATCATGATAACCGCACCGTGAGAAGATTCTGGAATCGAGTCAAGCGGTCATAG
- the VPS10 gene encoding vacuolar protein sorting/targeting protein PEP1 (EggNog:ENOG41) encodes MMRSSAWAALSWRALIFSLLWTAVAAKQDKPTVDASVARHPPLNLNYFEDSDVVVFQDIEERNIWRSEDAGKTWAQVPDIPDRSATFLYLHPFDSNSAFVLTKDRKHYKTEDRGKSWSEFSSGTMPSAFQPDTLVFHAGDPKRIIFNGMNCDGIFCDEETTYTTDGFKTVQQLRPSTSGCWWAKTNREFTTGDAELDKTRILCIVTDPLSLFKTSQKLCVSDNFFAKGSGGKFDEFEPSLDGHRDVTGVVSIAAVKSFILLASSSTGSDEMTLFVTSDAQFWHRAMFPTDDSHDHSHKINQEAYTVLESTNYSIQVDVMTSHPSTPMGVIFTSNSNGTYFTENIPYTNRNVKGHVDFEKISGIQGIFLVNTVENGKDVDAKNAKKAVVTQITFDDGRTFEPVKAGQDRIHLHSMTDIDNIGRIFSSPAPGLVMGNGNTGAALGEFESSNLYVSDNAGVSWKKALEGPHKYEFGDTGGILVAARDSLKEDVDKISFSFDYGENWESAPLPDGLKVRPVILTTTQDSTSLKFLLVGEKDRTFHMIAINFEGMEKRTCESKDMESWYARVDDKGAPTCIMGHKQTYNRRKKSADCFLKADFRDPEPVIENCECTDADFECDYNFQRDPDDNKVCKKVGPVPIPEGSCKGKDETFKGSSGWRLIPGNTCTRKSGSQKDDPVERKCSDGGSSGGGSTPGTPASGEISLKTNEFADIKGKDMQKFYLMGLESESPTSEVVIARPIGDRLPDGKVEVENKLWITADHGKTWKRILEGENILALIPHTYFREVVFFHTDSEKVIYTIDRGHSFHSFKTPFSDPGAAMSFHPDKKDWMIWIGKRCGDVAGSKDCYPEASISTDRGDNWKTLQRYATKCEFTGNSAFKFRAQKQIVCLVHKDENADNHKTIVTIEDFSEDDRIIHNGTVAAFATMNEFILATDEVIEDGKESAGLQAIASMDGKHFEAAQFPRNFHDSHSSLYTVLDSSNHAVNLFVATDLSEGRRRGSIIKSNSNGTTYVLSASNVNSDELGYVDFEKVAGLEGVTLINSVSNPDDKNGKKVIQTKISHNDGAEWGFLPPPSKGADGKSYPCSSSGDSKCALHLHHYTERENKGRTFSASTAVGLIFGYGNVGPSLGDVKDADTFMSADGGINWKSVKKGVWTWQYGDQGSIIVLAQRATQTNKIKSNIVSYSTDEGNTWTDYKFTDKEVTIQDLTSVHSGTSRNFLVWYQTDDKKLFAANLDFTGLTNQPCKYSDDSSSDYDLWSPKHPLQNDDCLFGHKAKYLRKKTDRKCYNQASMSRLREYENCECTRRDFECAYNFELDNHGQCSLVPDHDAISGEEWCKQHPNETSYFDPTGYRRIPLTTCEGGQELDKTSTEHACAGHEEDFARKRGTSGWAIFFAIIIPIGLAAAFGWYAWRNWSGKFGQIRLGDNSATFDSEQPWIKYPVIAISALAAVVAALPLVLTSIWRSATGVYERVSNRSRGGNWSRRYTTRDSFARGRGDYSMVDDDEGELLGEESDEEV; translated from the exons ATGATGAGGTCCTCAGCTTGGGCCGCACTCTCATGGCGCGCCCTCATATTCTCTCTGTTATGGACAGCTGTGGCAGCAAAGCAGGACAAGCCGACGGTCGACGCTTCCGTCGCGAGGCATCCTCCTCTCAACCTGAATTACTTTGAGGATAGTGACGTCGTTGTCTTCCAAGATATCGAGGAGAGAAACATCTGGAGGTCCGAAGATGCAGGCAAAACATGGGCCCAAGTCCCTGACATCCCTGACCGAAGCGCAACCTTCCTGTACCTTCACCCCTTCGATTCCAATTCTGCTTTTGTTCTCACGAAAGATCGGAAGCACTACAAAACCGAAGACCGTGGCAAAAGCTGGAGTGAATTCAGCAGCGGCACGATGCCGAGTGCTTTCCAACCCGATACTCTTGTCTTCCACGCTGGCGACCCGAAGCGCATCATTTTCAACGGCATGAACTGCGATGGAATCTTTTGCGACGAGGAAACAACATATACAACTGATGGTTTCAAGACTGTGCAGCAGCTGCGTCCCAGCACCTCAGGTTGCTGGTGGGCCAAGACAAACCGAGAGTTCACAACTGGTGATGCTGAGCTGGACAAGACCAGAATTCTTTGCATCGTTACCGACCCTCTGAGTCTCTTCAAAACAAGCCAGAAGTTGTGCGTTTCGGATAACTTCTTTGCCAAGGGCAGTGGGGGAAAATTCGACGAATTCGAGCCAAGTTTGGACGGTCACCGCGATGTAACTGGCGTCGTTAGCATTGCAGCCGTCAAGAGCTTTATTCTTCTTGCCTCGTCATCCACTGGCAGTGATGAGATGACTCTCTTCGTTACCAGTGATGCTCAATTCTGGCACCGAGCCATGTTCCCCACAGACGACAGCCATGACCATTCCCACAAGATTAACCAGGAAGCTTACACGGTCCTCGAAAGCACCAACTACAGCATTCAAGTTGACGTGATGACTTCTCACCCGTCCACCCCTATGGGtgtcatcttcaccagcaaCTCGAACGGTACATACTTTACAGAGAACATCCCGTACACCAATCGCAATGTCAAGGGCCACGTCGATTTCGAGAAAATCAGCGGAATTCAAGGTATCTTCCTGGTCAACACGGTCGAAAACGGCAAGGATGTTGATGCAAAGAATGCAAAGAAAGCTGTGGTGACACAGATTACATTCGACGATGGAAGAACCTTTGAGCCAGTCAAAGCTGGACAAGACCGCATTCACCTACATTCAATGACAGACATTGACAATATCGGGCGCATCTTCTCGAGCCCGGCCCCTGGTCTTGTTATGGGCAATGGAAACACGGGCGCCGCACTCGGCGAGTTCGAGAGTTCCAATCTTTATGTTTCTGACAACGCTGGCGTGTCATGGAAAAAGGCGCTTGAGGGCCCTCACAAATATGAGTTTGGTGACACAGGCGGTATCTTGGTCGCTGCCAGAGATTCTCTCAAGGAGGACGTCGATAAgatttccttctcttttgacTATGGAGAAAACTGGGAGTCCGCCCCGCTCCCTGATGGCTTGAAGGTGAGGCCTGTTATTCTGACAACTACTCAGGATTCGACGAGTCTCAAGTTTCTGcttgttggtgagaaggaCAGAACTTTTCACATGATTGCCATTAATTTTGAGGGCATGGAGAAGCGCACTTGCGAGAGTAAGGACATGGAGTCATGGTATGCACGTGTTGACGACAAGGGAGCGCCAACTTGCATCATGGGTCACAAGCAGACATACAACCGCCGCAAGAAATCGGCAGATTGCTTTCTCAAGGCCGACTTCCGTGACCCTGAACCCGTCATCGAGAACTGCGAGTGTACCGATGCCGACTTTGAATGCGACTACAACTTTCAGAGGGACCCCGATGACAACAAGGTCTGTAAGAAGGTTGGGCCAGTTCCTATTCCAGAAGGCTCTtgcaagggcaaggatgaGACTTTCAAGGGATCGTCCGGGTGGCGCCTTATTCCAGGAAATACATGTACTCGAAAGAGTGGCTCTCAGAAGGATGACCCAGTTGAACGCAAGTGCTCCGATGGCGGCAGTTCCGGTGGCGGTTCAACGCCTGGTACTCCGGCCAGTGGTGAAATTTCGCTCAAGACCAATGAGTTCGCGGACATCAAAGGCAAGGACATGCAGAAATTTTACCTCATGGGTCTCGAATCTGAGAGCCCTACCAGCGAAGTTGTTATTGCTCGACCCATTGGTGATAGGCTACCTGACGGTAAAGTCGAAGTGGAAAACAAGCTATGGATCACAGCTGATCATGGCAAAACTTGGAAGCGCATTCTTGAAGGGGAGAATATCTTGGCCCTGATCCCTCATACCTACTTCAGGGaagtcgtcttcttccatacAGATTCTGAAAAGGTCATCTATACCATTGACCGCGGTCATAGCTTTCACAGCTTCAAGACGCCATTTTCTGATCCAGGTGCCGCAATGAGTTTCCATCCAGACAAGAAGGactggatgatctggatcGGAAAGCGATGTGGTGACGTTGCGGGTAGCAAGGATTGTTACCCTGaagcctcaatctcaactgATCGTGGTGACAACTGGAAGACTCTGCAACGCTACGCGACCAAGTGCGAGTTCACAGGAAACTCTGCCTTCAAGTTCCGCGCTCAGAAACAAATCGTCTGTCTCGTCCACAAGGACGAGAATGCTGACAACCACAAAACCATTGTCACAATTGAGGACTTCTCTGAGGACGACAGGATTATCCACAACGGTACGGTTGCGGCGTTTGCGACTATGAATGAGTTCATCCTCGCCACGGATGAGGTTATTGAGGATGGCAAGGAGAGCGCCGGCCTGCAAGCCATTGCTAGTATGGACGGAAAGCATTTTGAGGCAGCCCAATTTCCGCGCAACTTTCACGATTCTCACTCGTCATTGTACACCGTTCTTGACAGCTCCAACCACGCCGTCAACCTATTTGTCGCCACTGATCTTTCTGAAGGCCGACGCCGTGGCTCAATAATCAAGAGTAATTCTAACGGTACCACATATGTCCTCAGTGCATCCAACGTCAACTCAGACGAACTGGGTTACGTGGATTTTGAAAAAGTCGCGGGTCTTGAGGGCGTCACCCTTATCAATTCTGTTTCAAACCCTGATGACAAGAACGGAAAGAAGGTGATCCAGACAAAGATTTCGCACAACGATGGCGCCGAATGGGGTTTCCTGCCCCCTCCATCAAAGGGTGCAGATGGCAAGTCTTATCCATGCAGCTCCTCAGGTGATAGCAAATGCGCTCTTCATCTACATCACTACACAGAGCGAGAGAATAAGGGCAGAACTTTCTCAGCAAGCACTGCCGTTGGCCTGATCTTTGGCTATGGAAACGTTGGACCAAGCCTTGGAGATGTCAAGGATGCCGATACGTTCATGTCAGCTGATGGCGGAATCAACTGGAAGAGCGTCAAGAAGGGTGTATGGACATGGCAATACGGTGATCAGGGCTCGATCATTGTGCTCGCACAGCGTGCTACCCAGACGAACAAGATCAAGTCAAATATTGTCTCTTACTCAACCGACGAGGGCAATACTTGGACTGACTACAAGTTCACCGACAAGGAGGTAACCATTCAAGACTTGACATCTGTCCATAGTGGAACTTCACGAAACTTCTTGGTGTGGTACCAGACAGATGACAAGAAACTCTTCGCTGCCAACCTAGATTTTACAGGACTCACAAATCAGCCATGCAAGTACTCCGATGATTCTTCTTCAGATTACGATCTCTGGTCTCCTAAGCATCCCCTCCAAAACGACGACTGCCTTTTCGGACATAAGGCCAAGTATCTGCGAAAGAAGACGGATCGCAAGTGCTACAATCAGGCAAGCATGTCGCGATTGCGAGAATACGAAAACTGCGAGTGTACCCGGCGAGATTTTGAATG TGCATATAATTTCGAACTAGACAACCATGGACAATGCAGTCTGGTTCCGGATCATGATGCCATCTCGGGCGAGGAGTGGTGTAAGCAACATCCCAATGAGACTTCGTACTTCGACCCTACAGGTTATCGTCGCATCCCCTTGACCACCTGCGAAGGTGGCCAAGAGCTGGACAAGACCTCCACAGAGCACGCCTGTGCAGGACACGAGGAGGATTTTGCACGCAAGCGTGGCACTTCAGGCTGGGCTATTTTCTTTGCTATCATCATCCCCATCGGACTGGCAGCCGCTTTTGGCTGGTATGCTTGGCGCAACTGGAGCGGCAAATTTGGACAGATCCGACTGGGTGATAACAGTGCAACCTTTGACAGCGAGCAGCCTTGGATCAAGTATCCCGTTATTGCCATTTCAGCGCTGgcagctgttgttgctgcccTGCCACTTGTCTTGACCTCCATATGGCGATCCGCCACTGGAGTCTACGAGCGCGTATCAAACCGAAGCAGGGGAGGCAACTGGTCAAGACGATATACCACACGCGATAGCTTCGCCCGAGGACGTGGTGACTATTCCATggtcgacgacgacgagggtGAGCTACTTGGTGAGGAGAGCGACGAAGAGGTTTGA
- a CDS encoding hypothetical protein (EggNog:ENOG41), which yields MAAAYKQFLAAPSSSLLADTAALHYVTTTTTFSGPTEIIKHLNALQKQVAKKKEEVFNIVDGQNVIVLEVDTGLGFQTGGGPYLPGLDDNFLSARDVYLPVTHFVTFDEAGKILQIRLQWDQGSLLKQVEVIGKSGRNWPIRDSREQIAFIQSCIRTAGTGAPVAPSHNETVARNRTNSTNALRDPHASLRLFGPRDEIEAEPASVVSPYAGTSRPRQRSFTEILGDEPTSPSSGRRNMSPSKRGQGKNFQPSRIFDGQEHVEQPEEQPQPKNKRYIRPNPKKYSHFDFADGSDPQDAPKPGQSFDERPKSKHDSQWSFQDFVTPQKVKPSRTMRTQDVRHWDTDKDAVDETPGHPAAKPRRDADAHFELLDDSERVPQQPRPGSHPPGYAHNEGLGLYKNQLFDKEDVGQNERALGNITNVKDRGKDFDHHFDISDKSPAHPKDRVPEGHQKAVQMMQHNWDTYDRSPAAQKENRPTENTDSHKINIAGDGMGGRKGTNRDWLYGETQDVPESIPTRKQPNVVASGVPLTKSAKIHIAGDGMGGKKGTERDWLYNETSETAGDSKTNKPIPTRTPGSNAAPTSEIKENTDKHKISIAGDGMGGKKGTNRDWLYNETSETSGGQATATKSIPTRTPGSSTAPTNEVRENTDKHKINIAGDGMGGRKGTNRDWLYGELDEQPLPTRQNAPSKKDFWDF from the exons atggcGGCCGCTTATAAGCAGTTTCTTGCTGCCCCCAGCTCGTCTCTGCTGGCCGATACAGCTGCGCTGCACTACGTTACCACGACTACGACCTTTTCTGGTCCTACTGAGATCATCAAACATCTGAATGCGCTCCAGAAGCAGGtcgcaaagaagaaggaggaagtGTTCAATATTGTTGATGGACAAAACGTCATTGTTTTAGAAGTTGACACAGGTCTCGGCTTTCAAACTGGAGGCGGTCCTTATCTCCCTGGCCTTGATGACAATTTTTTGTCTGCCCGTGATGTTTACCTCCCCGTT ACTCACTTTGTGACCTTCGATGAAGCTGGCAAAATCCTCCAGATTCGACTTCAATGGGACCAGGGCTCGCTTCTCAAGCAAGTTGAAGTGATTGGAAAGTCTGGCCGCAACTGGCCCATTAGAGATAGCCGAGAGCAGATCGCATTTATCCAGTCTTGCATCAGAACGGCTGGCACTGGTGCCCCTGTCGCCCCCAGCCACAACGAGACCGTTGCGCGAAACCGAACTAATTCCACTAATGCCCTCCGCGACCCCCATGCATCCTTGAGGCTGTTTGGTCCTCGAGATGAAATTGAAGCGGAGCCCGCCAGTGTTGTATCTCCTTACGCTGGCACTAGCCGCCCTCGACAGCGGTCTTTCACCGAGATCTTGGGTGACGAACCCACTTCACCCAGCTCTGGCCGTCGAAATATGTCTCCTTCCAAGCGTGGCCAGGGTAAGAACTTCCAGCCTTCGCGAATTTTCGACGGTCAAGAGCATGTCGAGCAGCCGGAGGAGCAGCCTCAGCCCAAGAACAAGCGATATATCCGCCCTAACCCAAAGAAGTACTCTCATTTCGACTTTGCCGATGGTAGTGACCCTCAGGACGCCCCCAAGCCGGGCCAATCCTTTGATGAAAGACCAAAGTCCAAGCACGACAGCCAATGGTCTTTCCAGGATTTCGTGACGCCACAGAAAGTGAAGCCCTCCAGAACTATGCGCACCCAGGATGTTCGCCACTGGGACACTGACAAGGATGCTGTGGATGAGACGCCAGGCCACCCGGCTGCCAAGCCTAGACGCGATGCCGACGCACACTTCGAGCTACTTGACGACAGTGAGAGAGTGCCCCAGCAACCGCGCCCCGGTTCCCATCCCCCGGGCTATGCTCATAACGAGGGCCTAGGGCTTTATAAGAATCAATTGTTTGACAAGGAGGACGTAGGACAAAACGAACGCGCTTTaggcaacatcaccaacgtGAAAGACCGTGGGAAAGATTTTGACCACCATTTCGATATCAGTGACAAGTCACCAGCCCACCCCAAAGATCGTGTCCCTGAAGGCCACCAAAAAGCTGTCCAAATGATGCAACACAACTGGGACACATACGACAGGTCTCCTGCCGCCCAGAAGGAAAACCGACCAACCGAGAACACCGATAGCCACAAGATCAACATCGCCGGTGATGGTATGGGAGGACGAAAGGGCACCAACCGGGACTGGCTCTATGGAGAGACTCAAGATGTCCCTGAGTCGATTCCCACCCGCAAGCAACCCAATGTTGTTGCGTCGGGCGTCCCCTTGACCAAGAGTGCCAAAATTCACATTGCAGGCGACGGCATGGGCGGCAAGAAGGGCACTGAGCGGGACTGGCTCTACAATGAGACTAGCGAGACAGCTGGTGACTCAAAGACCAACAAACCTATCCCTACAAGAACACCGGGATCCAACGCTGCACCTACCAGTGAAATCAAGGAGAACACCGATAAGCACAAGATCAGCATTGCAGGCGATGGCATGGGCGGTAAGAAGGGTACCAACCGAGACTGGCTCTACAACGAGACGAGTGAGACATCTGGCGGTCAAGCAACAGCCACCAAATCGATTCCTACCCGAACACCAGGATCTAGCACCGCGCCCACCAACGAAGTCAGAGAGAACACAGATAAGCACAAGATCAACATTGCAGGCGACGGCATGGGTGGTCGAAAGGGTACCAACCGAGATTGGCTCTACGGTGAACTGGACGAGCAGCCTCTTCCCACACGACAGAACGCACCCTCCAAGAAGGACTTCTGGGACTTTTAG
- a CDS encoding hypothetical protein (CAZy:GH47) produces the protein MIRDPFNIHRTTSTFGRPQSRTIPAPSRAEADEVAMAFSMPRTVPSFDSRQRELEDRFWGSGQRSNKSDRLPMYKDKPYASPYDDEDRPFWKRKKWMAIIAFVVLTLIYWTGSSKKPSQKRTVTTDWSYTGLSKDDRKANWDHRRDRVVEAFELSWDAYKRYAWGFDEYHPISKTGENMAPKGLGWIIIDSLDTMILMNLTSRVQDARHWISDSLTWDQDQDVNTFETTIRMLGGLLSAHYLSTEFPGLAPLAEDDEGAAGEDLYLEKAKDLADRLMSAFDSPSGIPYASVNLAKFEGIPSHADMGASSTAEATTLQLEFKYLAKLTGEKDFWDRVENVMKLVDNQGAQDGLVPIFIYATSGEFRGENIRLGSRGDSYYEYLIKQYLQTNKQEPIYQDMWYEALQGVRKHLVTYTSNSKFTIIGERPNGLEMPLSPKMDHLVCFMPGTIALAATEGLTEAQARKSPTWSKKNEDDMQLAREVMETCWGMYKYMATGLSAEITYFEIDNPPAAYGNPRNGPVNFDPSPDAEWRKDFTVKSGDVHNLQRPETVESLFYMWRITNDNRYREWGWEMFKSFMNHTAVRNGGGFTSLRNANVVPPKVRDNMESFWLAETLKYFYLLFSPPDLLPLDKVVINTEGHPLPRFDMGQLFSTGWKRKPRDANGKIIATAVKAESQEKEAVMQDAKKVN, from the exons ATGATTCGAGATCCGTTCAACATCCACCGAACCACAAGCACCTTTGGACGCCCGCAATCTCGAACCATTCCTGCGCCGTCGCGGGCCGAGGCCGATGAAGTAGCTATGGCCTTCTCTATGCCCCGAACCGTTCCGTCCTTCGATAGTCGTCAACGAGAGCTTGAGGATCGATTCTGGGGTTCTGGCCAGAGATCCAACAAGTCGGATCGACTCCCAATGTACAAAGACAAACCTTATGCGTCGCCAtacgacgatgaagacagACCCTTTTGGAAGCGCAAGAAGTGGATGGCCATTATTGCCTTTGTTGTTTTGACATTAATATATTGGACTGGATCTTCGAAGAAACCCTCCCAGAAGCGAACGGTGACGACCGATTGGAGCTACACAGGCTTGTCCAAGGATGATAGAAAGGCGAATTGGGATCACAGGAGAGATCGTGTGGTCGAGGCATTCGAGCTGAGCTGGGATGCCTACAAGCGATATGCCTGGG GATTCGATGAATACCACCCGATTAGCAAGACGGGTGAAAATATGGCACCAAAGGGGCTCGGCTGGATCATAATCGACTCTTTGGATACTATGATTCTCATGAACCTTACATCTCGTGTCCAAGACGCTCGTCATTGGATCTCGGACTCCTTGACATGGGATCAGGATCAGGATGTCAACACCTTCGAGACGACGATTCGAATGCTGGGTGGGCTTCTAAGTGCACATTACTTATCCACCGAGTTTCCGGGGCTTGCGCCACTggccgaggatgacgaggggGCAGCCGGCGAGGATTTGTACCTTGAGAAAGCTAAAGACTTGGCCGATCGTCTCATGAGCGCATTTGACTCCCCATCTGGTATCCCATATGCGAGTGTCAACCTTGCTAAGTTCGAGGGTATCCCCTCACACGCAGACATGGGAGCGTCGTCGACGGCGGAGGCCACAACTCTCCAGCTTGAATTCAAGTACCTCGCGAAGCTCACAGGAGAAAAGGACTTTTGGGACCGTGTGGAAAATGTCATGAAACTTGTCGACAACCAGGGAGCTCAGGACGGCTTGGTCCCCATCTTTATTTATGCAACCTCGGGCGAGTTCAGGGGTGAAAACATTCGTCTGGGAAGCCGCGGCGACTCATACTATGAGTATCTTATCAAGCAATATCTTCAGACGAACAAGCAGGAGCCTATCTACCAAGATATGTGGTACGAGGCGCTTCAAGGCGTTCGCAAGCACCTCGTTACATATACTTCGAACTCCAAGTTCACCATCATCGGAGAGCGACCGAATGGATTAGAGATGCCACTTAGTCCGAAGATGGATCACCTTGTGTGCTTCATGCCCGGTACAATAGCATTGGCGGCCACAGAAGGTCTCACCGAGGCTCAGGCACGCAAATCGCCGACGTGGTCGAAGAAGAACGAGGACGATATGCAGCTGGCGCGAGAAGTCATGGAGACATGCTGGGGAATGTACAAGTACATGGCAACAGGGCTATCGGCCGAAATCACCTACTTTGAGATTGACAACCCGCCCGCGGCTTACGGCAATCCTCGAAATGGTCCAGTTAATTTCGACCCAAGTCCAGACGCGGAGTGGCGTAAGGACTTTACTGTCAAGTCTGGCGATGTCCACAATCTTCAGCGACCCGAGACAGTCGAGAGTCTGTTTTACATGTGGAGGATCACCAATGACAACCGATACCGGGAATGGGGTTGGGAGATGTTCAAGTCTTTCATGAATCACACAGCTGTGCGAAATGGAGGAGGCTTTACAAGTCTGCGCAATGCCAATGTTGTCCCTCCTAAAGTGCGGGACAACATGGAGAGCTTCTGGTTG GCTGAAACACTCAAATACTTTTACCTCCTGTTCTCACCTCCTGATCTCCTACCTCTGGACAAGGTCGTTATCAACACCGAGGGACACCCACTGCCTCGCTTTGACATGGGACAGTTATTCTCCACAGGATGGAAGAGAAAGCCAAGAGACGCCAATGGCAAGATCATCGCTACGGCCGTCAAGGCAGAAAGTcaagagaaggaggccgTTATGCAGGACGCCAAGAAGGTGAATTAG